In a genomic window of Deltaproteobacteria bacterium:
- the ubiE gene encoding bifunctional demethylmenaquinone methyltransferase/2-methoxy-6-polyprenyl-1,4-benzoquinol methylase UbiE has protein sequence MDKRPSIIGRMFDRIAPTYDRLNTILSFSIDKAWRRAAIRLLEIRAGDTVLDIATGTGDMAILGIEHGGRVVGIDLSRQMLLHAASKARVHRLGIQYTVVQGDALSMPFRNETFNSAMVAFGIRNIEKLEVFLDEMHRIMNPHGRFSILEFSMPESLPFRLLYKMYLTYVLPVIGGLISGDFKAYRYLRDSVMRFPPPMVLERIMEERNFRIVQSISLFGGISHLYLVEKR, from the coding sequence CCATCAATAATAGGGAGGATGTTCGACAGGATAGCGCCCACCTATGATCGACTCAACACCATTCTCTCCTTTTCCATTGATAAAGCATGGAGAAGGGCGGCCATAAGGTTGCTGGAGATACGAGCGGGGGACACTGTTCTTGATATAGCCACCGGCACCGGGGACATGGCGATTCTTGGCATTGAACACGGAGGAAGGGTTGTAGGCATTGACCTGTCGAGGCAGATGCTCCTGCATGCCGCCTCCAAGGCACGTGTTCACCGCCTCGGCATACAGTACACTGTGGTGCAGGGTGATGCTCTCTCTATGCCTTTCCGTAATGAGACTTTCAACAGTGCAATGGTGGCATTCGGGATTAGAAACATCGAGAAGCTGGAAGTCTTCCTGGATGAGATGCACCGGATAATGAATCCGCATGGTCGTTTTTCCATACTCGAGTTTTCCATGCCGGAAAGCCTTCCATTCAGGTTACTCTATAAAATGTACCTGACGTATGTACTGCCGGTTATCGGCGGGCTTATTTCCGGAGATTTTAAGGCTTACCGCTATTTAAGGGATTCCGTGATGAGGTTTCCCCCACCAATGGTATTGGAAAGAATAATGGAAGAACGGAATTTCCGGATTGTCCAATCGATCTCACTTTTTGGCGGCATATCTCATCTCTATTTAGTGGAAAAGCGGTAA
- a CDS encoding type II toxin-antitoxin system Phd/YefM family antitoxin, translating to MTKIPNIIPITDLRQDASAVLKRVKSSRKPLIITQRGRAAAVVVSMEAYEKTQKEMEILRLLARGEREIEAGKGHDLIEILAEADVLLK from the coding sequence ATGACCAAGATTCCCAATATTATACCGATTACCGATCTTCGCCAGGATGCGTCTGCTGTATTGAAAAGGGTAAAATCCTCACGGAAACCCCTCATTATTACGCAGAGAGGAAGGGCGGCTGCGGTCGTAGTGAGCATGGAAGCCTATGAGAAGACGCAAAAGGAAATGGAAATTTTACGACTTCTCGCCAGAGGCGAAAGAGAAATCGAAGCAGGCAAGGGCCATGATCTTATTGAAATCCTTGCTGAAGCAGATGTCTTGTTGAAATAG
- a CDS encoding type II toxin-antitoxin system RelE/ParE family toxin — translation MKVLFTPSGRALFLSAIAYIRHENPLAAAAFRKKAEKSLLQLKRFPESGRVLPEFPDLPFREVVVTPYRFFYRIKVKTVWIVAVWHDDQLPGKPIEEEVA, via the coding sequence TTGAAGGTTCTCTTCACACCTTCCGGACGGGCCCTGTTCCTTTCAGCTATTGCTTATATCCGTCATGAAAACCCCTTAGCGGCGGCTGCATTCCGAAAAAAAGCAGAAAAGTCCTTGTTACAACTGAAAAGGTTTCCGGAATCCGGCAGGGTATTACCGGAATTTCCTGACCTGCCCTTTCGAGAAGTGGTAGTAACGCCGTACCGTTTTTTCTACCGCATAAAAGTTAAAACCGTATGGATAGTTGCCGTCTGGCACGACGATCAACTTCCGGGGAAACCAATCGAAGAAGAAGTAGCCTGA